A section of the Dehalococcoidia bacterium genome encodes:
- the serA gene encoding phosphoglycerate dehydrogenase yields MDARVLVVEPIAEEGVQLLRQAGARVDVRLGLSPRELAEAIRDYNALIVRSQTKVTAEVVRAGRSLQVIGRAGTGVDNIDVEAATEQGIIVVNAPTGNTISAAEHTIALMLALARNIPQADAALRQGRWERNRFLGTELRGKTLGVIGLGQVGSEVARRARGLEMRVLGYDPYVPSERARVLGVELVSLDELLSQSDFITVHTPLTEATRGLIGEEQLRRMKPTARVINTARGGIVDEEALYRALREGWIAGAALDVFQEEPVTEHKLFALENVVVTPHLGASTAEAQERVAIDVAEEVLAVLRGQPARYAVNAPLIPPETYTFLAPFLTVAQKTASVAVQLCEGQLGQVEVEYLGEIASHDTTPLRAAVVKGLLAPISEEHVNIVNVDLVVKRRGLHLTERRGPSHELYANLITVRIRSDGAITAVSGTLAHDGPHIVSIDEFWVDVPPVDGYLLVCENQDRPGMIGAVGTLLGGFDVNISFMNVGRHQKRGRALMVLTLDEPLTPEQLKAVRQIPDIYSARLARL; encoded by the coding sequence ATGGACGCCCGCGTCCTGGTTGTAGAGCCCATCGCCGAGGAGGGCGTCCAGCTGCTGCGTCAGGCCGGCGCCCGGGTGGACGTGCGTCTGGGGCTCTCTCCCCGCGAGCTGGCGGAGGCCATCCGAGACTACAACGCTCTCATCGTCCGCAGCCAGACCAAGGTCACGGCCGAGGTGGTGCGGGCCGGCCGCTCCCTGCAGGTCATCGGCAGGGCCGGCACCGGCGTGGACAACATCGACGTGGAGGCCGCCACCGAGCAGGGCATCATCGTCGTCAACGCCCCCACCGGCAACACCATCTCCGCCGCCGAGCACACCATCGCCCTGATGTTAGCGCTGGCCCGCAACATCCCCCAGGCCGATGCCGCCCTCCGCCAAGGACGCTGGGAACGGAACCGCTTCCTGGGCACCGAGCTGCGGGGCAAGACGCTGGGGGTCATCGGCCTGGGCCAGGTGGGGTCGGAGGTGGCCCGCCGTGCCCGCGGACTGGAAATGCGGGTGCTGGGCTACGACCCCTATGTTCCCTCGGAGCGGGCGCGCGTACTGGGGGTGGAGCTGGTCTCGCTGGACGAGCTGCTGTCCCAGTCGGACTTCATAACCGTCCATACCCCCCTCACGGAGGCCACCCGCGGCCTCATCGGCGAGGAGCAGCTGCGACGCATGAAGCCCACCGCCAGGGTCATCAACACAGCTCGTGGCGGCATCGTGGACGAGGAGGCCCTCTATCGCGCCCTCAGGGAGGGATGGATAGCCGGAGCCGCCCTGGACGTCTTCCAGGAGGAGCCCGTCACCGAGCACAAGCTGTTCGCCCTGGAGAACGTGGTGGTGACCCCGCATCTGGGCGCCTCCACCGCCGAGGCGCAGGAGCGAGTGGCCATCGATGTGGCGGAGGAGGTGCTGGCGGTGCTGCGGGGCCAGCCAGCCCGCTACGCCGTCAACGCCCCCCTGATACCGCCCGAGACCTACACCTTCCTGGCACCCTTCCTGACGGTGGCCCAGAAGACGGCCTCGGTGGCGGTGCAGCTCTGCGAGGGCCAGTTGGGGCAGGTGGAGGTGGAATACCTGGGGGAGATCGCCAGCCACGACACCACACCCCTGCGGGCCGCGGTAGTGAAGGGGCTGCTGGCGCCCATCAGCGAGGAACACGTCAACATCGTCAACGTGGACCTGGTGGTCAAGCGGCGCGGGCTGCACCTGACGGAGCGCCGCGGCCCCTCGCACGAGCTTTACGCCAACCTAATCACGGTGCGCATCCGCAGCGACGGCGCCATTACCGCTGTCTCGGGTACCCTGGCCCACGACGGCCCTCACATCGTCTCCATCGACGAATTCTGGGTAGACGTGCCGCCGGTGGACGGCTATTTGCTGGTTTGCGAGAACCAGGACCGTCCGGGGATGATCGGCGCGGTCGGCACTCTACTGGGGGGCTTCGACGTCAACATCAGCTTCATGAACGTAGGGCGGCACCAGAAGCGGGGCCGTGCGCTGATGGTGCTGACGCTGGACGAGCCCCTCACGCCGGAGCAACTGAAGGCAGTGCGGCAAATACCGGACATCTATTCGGCGCGACTGGCCCGCCTCTAG
- a CDS encoding aldehyde ferredoxin oxidoreductase family protein has protein sequence MPYGWVGTVLRIDLTNGRIVKEPLNLDWARQFIGGRGLGTKYLYEEIDPRCDPLGPDNKVIFATGPLTGTYAPTGGRYMVLCKSPLTDAIACSNSGGYWGPELKFAGYDMVILEGKAPKPVYIWVYNDHVEIRDASHVWGKDTAQTEDILRSETDPQARVAGIGPAGENLCRVACVINDKGRAAGRSGVGAAMGAKNVKAIVVRGTGAVPVADPIAFSQLVMESLELINQSPATAHALRGLGTASTVGFTNAVGILPTRNFQSGQFEHAQAVSGQALAQSMLVRNKGCYSCPIGCARVTEIRGPSKWQGKGEGPEYETVFGLGTDCGVGDLAAVLYANYLCNLWAMDTISAGGTIATAMELAEKGYIPPEDLAELPFELKFGNPDAVIGCLELMAFRKGKFGNLLAEGGYRLAEYYGHPELFMGVKKQDFAAYDPRGAKGMGLGYATSNRGACHLRGYTMSVEWFAPPNQRLDPFTIEGKAQAQKVFQDKAACEDSAGICTFSAFAIPPEKLCALYNAATGENLSIEQWNLAGERIWNLERLFNNRAGLGRKDDTLPPRMLKEPLTGGAVQGQVVELEPMLEEYYRVRGWDEEGRPLPETLARLGLA, from the coding sequence ATGCCTTATGGATGGGTCGGCACCGTCCTGCGCATCGATCTGACCAACGGCCGTATCGTCAAAGAGCCGCTCAACTTGGACTGGGCGAGGCAGTTCATCGGCGGCCGCGGTCTGGGCACCAAGTACCTCTACGAGGAGATAGACCCCCGCTGCGATCCGCTGGGCCCTGACAACAAGGTCATCTTCGCTACCGGTCCCCTGACGGGCACCTACGCTCCTACCGGCGGCCGCTATATGGTCCTCTGCAAGAGCCCCTTGACCGATGCCATCGCCTGCTCCAACTCCGGTGGCTATTGGGGGCCGGAGCTGAAGTTCGCCGGCTATGACATGGTCATCCTGGAGGGGAAGGCACCGAAGCCCGTTTACATCTGGGTCTACAACGATCACGTGGAGATCCGAGACGCCTCCCACGTCTGGGGCAAGGACACGGCCCAGACGGAGGACATCCTCCGCTCCGAGACCGACCCCCAGGCCCGGGTGGCTGGCATCGGCCCCGCGGGCGAGAACCTGTGCCGCGTGGCCTGTGTCATCAACGACAAGGGTCGGGCGGCAGGCCGCTCCGGCGTGGGCGCGGCCATGGGTGCCAAGAACGTCAAGGCCATCGTGGTCAGGGGCACTGGCGCTGTCCCTGTGGCCGACCCCATCGCCTTTTCCCAGCTGGTGATGGAGTCGCTGGAGCTCATCAACCAGTCCCCGGCCACGGCCCATGCATTGCGGGGCCTGGGCACCGCCTCCACGGTGGGATTCACCAACGCCGTGGGCATCCTACCCACTCGCAACTTCCAGTCGGGGCAGTTCGAGCATGCCCAGGCCGTCAGTGGGCAGGCCCTCGCCCAGTCGATGCTGGTGCGCAACAAGGGCTGCTACTCCTGTCCTATCGGTTGCGCTCGGGTTACCGAGATCCGCGGCCCCAGCAAGTGGCAGGGCAAGGGCGAGGGGCCGGAATACGAGACGGTGTTCGGGCTGGGCACCGACTGCGGCGTTGGCGACCTGGCCGCTGTCCTCTATGCCAACTACCTGTGCAACCTGTGGGCCATGGACACCATCTCCGCCGGGGGCACCATTGCCACCGCCATGGAGCTGGCCGAGAAGGGCTACATCCCGCCCGAGGACCTGGCGGAGCTGCCCTTCGAGCTGAAGTTCGGCAACCCCGACGCCGTCATCGGCTGTCTGGAGCTGATGGCGTTCCGCAAGGGCAAGTTCGGCAACCTGCTGGCCGAGGGAGGTTATCGTCTGGCCGAATACTATGGCCACCCCGAGCTGTTCATGGGGGTGAAGAAGCAGGACTTCGCCGCCTACGACCCTCGCGGTGCCAAGGGCATGGGGCTGGGATACGCCACCTCCAACCGGGGCGCCTGCCACCTGCGCGGATATACCATGTCCGTGGAGTGGTTCGCGCCGCCCAACCAGCGCCTGGATCCCTTCACCATCGAGGGCAAGGCGCAGGCCCAGAAGGTCTTCCAGGACAAGGCTGCCTGTGAGGACTCCGCCGGCATCTGCACCTTCAGCGCCTTCGCCATACCGCCCGAGAAGCTGTGCGCCCTCTACAACGCTGCCACCGGCGAGAACCTGAGCATCGAGCAGTGGAACCTGGCCGGTGAGCGCATCTGGAACCTGGAGCGCCTGTTCAACAACCGCGCTGGCCTGGGTCGCAAGGACGATACCCTGCCGCCGCGCATGTTGAAGGAGCCTCTCACTGGCGGCGCCGTCCAGGGACAGGTGGTAGAGCTGGAGCCCATGCTGGAGGAGTATTACCGTGTGCGTGGCTGGGACGAAGAGGGGCGGCCGCTGCCCGAGACCCTGGCCCGCCTGGGCCTGGCCTGA
- a CDS encoding 4Fe-4S dicluster domain-containing protein translates to MRMILSHPEKCVACHLCEGACSFRHENTFAPSKTRIWVFDFVEDQIYGAFTCFHCADAPCLSNCPTYAIGRDPQTGQVFVNDDKCIGCKMCLVACPFGVMGFHADKHVAQNCDLCGGDPQCVKACVYGALEFAEVEPLPWEQRMAQLEQPAVA, encoded by the coding sequence ATGAGGATGATCCTCTCCCACCCTGAGAAGTGCGTCGCCTGTCATTTGTGCGAGGGCGCGTGCTCCTTCCGTCACGAGAACACCTTCGCCCCCTCCAAGACCCGCATCTGGGTCTTCGACTTCGTGGAAGACCAGATATACGGCGCCTTTACCTGCTTCCACTGCGCCGATGCGCCCTGTCTGTCCAACTGCCCCACCTACGCCATCGGCCGCGACCCGCAGACGGGGCAGGTGTTCGTGAACGACGACAAGTGCATCGGCTGCAAGATGTGCCTGGTGGCCTGCCCCTTCGGGGTCATGGGCTTTCACGCGGACAAGCACGTGGCCCAGAACTGCGACCTGTGTGGCGGCGACCCCCAGTGCGTCAAGGCCTGTGTCTACGGTGCCCTGGAGTTCGCCGAGGTAGAGCCGCTGCCCTGGGAGCAGCGTATGGCCCAGCTGGAGCAGCCTGCTGTTGCCTAG
- a CDS encoding DUF1015 domain-containing protein: MRRPRRGPPPHDCGRLSRSSFPMAEVRPLRALRYAPDVDLGLAICPPFDVISPRERQRLLSLSPYNAVRLELPQDGEDPYRAAAELLARWRAEGVLRRDESPALYALEQAFVVEGREHRRRALFARVRLAPWEAGVVRPHEHTLRPPKEDRLRLLRALRTQVSPVFGLCRDRQGALSTLLEDACRREPLAGFTDIEGGRSALWVLEDGGSASRLQEALAAESIYIADGHHRYETALAYLEECRARASCWTGDEPENFVLMGLVAAEDPGLVLLPLHRLVQSDVPLERAVEAMVTLFDMETVPSLEHLLRAIGQRGRAITTFGMACAESPDLYLLSVLDVEAVTSLMPPGSPRQWAHIDTAVIQHAVLAPVLGIGEDRVREGQVVQYTTDAQDALRQVREGKFRYAFFVGPARPAQIMSVADVGARMPPKSTYFYPKLPAGLVMYPLEP, from the coding sequence TTGAGGAGGCCCCGACGGGGGCCTCCACCTCATGACTGCGGGCGCCTGTCCCGCTCGTCCTTCCCCATGGCCGAGGTGAGGCCCCTTCGCGCCCTGCGCTATGCCCCGGACGTGGACCTGGGGCTGGCCATCTGTCCTCCCTTCGATGTCATCTCGCCCCGGGAGCGTCAGCGCCTGCTCTCCCTCTCGCCCTACAATGCGGTGCGGCTCGAGCTGCCCCAGGACGGGGAGGATCCCTACAGGGCTGCTGCCGAGTTGCTGGCCCGGTGGAGGGCCGAGGGCGTCCTTCGCCGCGACGAAAGTCCTGCCCTCTACGCCCTGGAGCAGGCCTTCGTTGTCGAGGGTCGAGAGCACCGGCGCCGCGCGCTCTTCGCGCGCGTGAGGCTCGCTCCCTGGGAGGCAGGGGTAGTGCGGCCCCATGAGCACACCCTGCGCCCGCCCAAGGAGGACCGCCTGCGGCTGCTGAGGGCGCTGCGCACCCAGGTGAGTCCGGTATTCGGTCTGTGTCGCGACCGCCAGGGAGCTCTCTCGACGCTCCTGGAGGACGCCTGTCGGCGGGAGCCTCTCGCCGGCTTCACCGACATCGAGGGAGGCCGCTCCGCCCTCTGGGTGCTGGAAGACGGCGGGTCGGCCTCGCGGCTGCAAGAAGCCCTGGCTGCCGAGAGCATCTACATCGCTGATGGCCACCACCGTTACGAGACTGCGCTGGCCTACCTGGAGGAGTGCCGCGCTCGGGCCTCCTGCTGGACGGGCGACGAGCCCGAGAACTTCGTTCTCATGGGCCTGGTGGCAGCCGAGGACCCTGGCCTGGTGCTGCTGCCCCTCCATCGTCTCGTCCAGAGCGATGTCCCCCTCGAGCGAGCGGTGGAGGCGATGGTGACCCTCTTCGACATGGAGACGGTGCCCTCCCTGGAGCACCTGCTGCGGGCCATAGGTCAGCGGGGACGGGCCATAACCACCTTCGGCATGGCCTGTGCCGAATCCCCCGACCTCTATCTGCTATCGGTGCTGGACGTAGAGGCGGTGACCTCCCTGATGCCTCCGGGAAGCCCCCGGCAGTGGGCCCACATAGACACGGCCGTCATTCAACACGCCGTCCTCGCTCCGGTGCTCGGCATCGGCGAGGATCGGGTGCGAGAGGGCCAGGTCGTCCAGTACACCACCGACGCCCAGGACGCTCTGCGTCAGGTGAGGGAGGGGAAGTTCCGCTACGCCTTCTTCGTGGGGCCGGCCAGGCCTGCCCAGATAATGTCGGTGGCCGATGTCGGCGCCCGTATGCCCCCCAAGTCCACCTACTTCTACCCCAAGCTGCCGGCGGGCCTGGTGATGTATCCCCTGGAGCCCTAG
- a CDS encoding alanine--glyoxylate aminotransferase family protein, protein MNLRIPGPTPCPPEVLAASARQMINHRGREFAQLLGRVAERLKRFYQTQHDVLILTTSGTGGLEAAIVNTLSPGDKVLAVIIGEFGQRFAEIAETYGAQVVRLEYEPGHAADPEDVARALAQHPDAKAVLVTHNETSTGVTNPLADIACAVREADRLLLVDAVSSLSSIPVETDAWGLDVVVSGSQKGWMVPPGLAFVSMSPRAWEAYSQARMPRVYFDLGRHKKFLERGQTPWTPAVSVLFALDVALEMMEREGMENIFARHAHIGEMTRAGVKALGLKLLAADERYASNTVTAVRVPEGVDDRVLRRLLEDEYGVELAGGQGELQGKVFRIGHLGWVTEQDIRQVLDALAQALPRVGYELPARA, encoded by the coding sequence GTGAACCTTCGCATCCCAGGCCCCACTCCTTGCCCCCCGGAGGTGCTGGCGGCTTCCGCCCGTCAGATGATAAACCACCGCGGCCGAGAGTTCGCCCAGCTCCTGGGGCGCGTGGCCGAGCGCCTCAAGCGCTTCTACCAGACGCAGCACGACGTCCTCATCCTCACCACCTCAGGCACCGGCGGTCTGGAAGCGGCCATCGTCAACACCCTGTCGCCGGGGGACAAGGTGCTGGCGGTGATCATCGGCGAGTTCGGCCAGCGCTTTGCCGAGATCGCCGAGACCTACGGCGCCCAGGTGGTCCGCCTGGAATACGAGCCTGGCCACGCCGCCGACCCCGAGGACGTGGCCCGCGCCCTGGCCCAGCACCCCGACGCCAAGGCAGTGCTGGTCACCCACAATGAGACGTCCACCGGCGTCACCAATCCCCTGGCCGACATAGCCTGCGCCGTGCGGGAGGCCGACCGCCTGCTGCTGGTGGACGCCGTCAGCTCCCTCAGCTCGATACCCGTGGAGACGGACGCCTGGGGCCTGGACGTGGTGGTCAGCGGGTCCCAGAAGGGGTGGATGGTCCCACCGGGCCTGGCCTTCGTGTCCATGAGCCCCCGCGCATGGGAGGCCTACAGCCAGGCACGGATGCCTCGCGTCTACTTCGACCTCGGCCGACACAAGAAGTTCCTGGAACGGGGCCAGACCCCCTGGACGCCAGCCGTGTCGGTCCTGTTCGCCCTGGACGTGGCCCTGGAGATGATGGAGCGGGAGGGGATGGAGAACATCTTCGCCCGCCATGCTCACATCGGCGAGATGACGAGGGCGGGAGTCAAGGCCCTCGGGTTGAAACTCCTGGCAGCCGATGAGCGCTATGCCTCCAACACGGTAACTGCCGTCCGGGTGCCGGAAGGAGTGGACGACCGCGTCCTGCGTCGGTTGCTGGAGGACGAATACGGGGTCGAGCTGGCCGGCGGCCAGGGGGAGCTGCAGGGCAAGGTCTTCCGCATCGGCCACCTGGGCTGGGTGACGGAGCAGGACATCCGTCAGGTCCTGGACGCCCTGGCCCAGGCCCTGCCCAGGGTGGGATACGAACTGCCTGCCCGCGCCTGA